From Zea mays cultivar B73 chromosome 3, Zm-B73-REFERENCE-NAM-5.0, whole genome shotgun sequence:
TATTTTTAATCTAGGTGAAAGGCAACCCATTCAAAACTATAATGTTAGTTATCAAGATTCAATTCAAAGAGCACATATTTTTAAAGGTCTATTCAAATGTTATGGGCATGATTTTCTCAAAAAGGAAGATCGGAGATAGATATCATCATTTTAATATGAAGTATCATTTATGAAGTATCATTGGCTTGAATACAATGTCAAAAAGGATTATGTATTTTTGACATACATGCTACTTGTTTAAAACAAGGCAGTGGAGCAGATACATTTATTATAAGTGGCTAGAGAAGTTGAAATATTGGAGAGAGATAACTTCTTAGACATGAAGGTTCTAAGGCACACATTACAGGTCAAGAGAGATACAATGGCTTTGTTAATCCTAATATTGCAATTGATAATTGTATTGATAAATGGAGTGATGAGGATCTTCATCTCTATAAGATCATATTGACTTATTCACTTAGATGTTTGAAGTTTCTTTTGCATAAGGTTTGGCATTTAGTGgatatgatgaaaatgaagagtcTAGCAATGGAGGGAATTTTACTAAACTTCTAAAATTTACTGTAGAAATCGGTGAAGAAGTGAATAAGCATGTCTTGAAAAATGTTCCATGTAATTGCACTTTAACAACCCCCAAGATacagaaacaaattatctaatgTTATGCCTTAGAAACTAGAAAAAAATATTGAAGAAATTGGTGATGAGCCCTATACAATTATAGCTGGTGAGTCTAGTGACATATCACATAGAGAACAATTTGCTCTAAGCTTACGTTTTGTTGATAAACTGGGCAAACCATGCGAGTATTTTCTTGGAGTTGTTCGTGTGGATAATACTACTTCTTTTCTCTTAAGGAAGTAATGGTTTGACTATGACTTAAATTCGTGGTTAGGATTATGATGGTGCTAGCAACATGAAGGGTGATGTTAAAGGACTCAAAACATTGATCATGCAAGAGTCATctgcttattatatttattattttgaTCATCAACTTCAATTAGTTCTTATTGTTATTACCAAAGAAAATAGTGGTTGTGTCTTGTTTTTTATCAAGTATCTCTCTTTCTGAACATTGTTGGTGTTTCTTGTAAATGTCATATCATGCTTCGAGATGCGATACTTTATAATGTCATGGAAGCTATTGACTGTGGTGAACTTCAAATTGTAAGTGGATCAAATCAAGATATGGGACTGCCTAGGCTAGGAGAGACTCATTAGGGATCTCATTACAAAACTGTTGTCAATACCATTGGTATGCATCCCACAATACGTGATGTACTCATCTCTCCTGCTGGTGATACTTCACAAAAGAGTGATTGGCCAAAAATACATACTATGGTTGAAATATTGGACTCATTTGATTATATTTTTAGTGCACACTTAATGTTTATTATTCTGGGATACACAAATAAATTATCAAAGtgctaacaaagaaggaagtaagATATTCTAAATGCAATATCACTTATTAGAGTGGCAAAGGATagaatctatactacttattaagaaggtaagagtagtctgccGTTCTGCCCTCCCCCGTTCCGCGCGCAGAAAAAAAAATCAAACCGTGGCTGCCTAGGGATCgaaccttggatctattgagtagaatgcctagccttccaccctctagccaaattgactcatgttgaattgtgtacaacttcaactaaaacgtcttttgtgtttaacccaccgtccactctgtatgctcactgagtctagaaaaacatttatagcttgaCCCCTaatctttctggaatttgggacgcagtccaggaaataaagaaaatagggaaaaagagtttagaaattgatttttagtttaaaaataattgcagaaacccatttaattcatggaaatttcatattaaatccaaatgagttcattccaatttttataattctataatattatttttatcacataatacctctgttttatcatgaaaacaacaataaaattgatttcctaattaatcctatatcaaatacatagaaactttggaaatttgtaacttccccattttaattccaaattgaatcgttccagttgtgttagtctcgtatggatatttactacgcagtaacaacattgattataccatgtttcatacttttataattagatatttatttattctatgttaattgggttaatctatgtctattggaataatttatttaatatattaatatagtattctaactttatggttatatgatgtttgaccattagtcttgcaaacacacacttacctttttgtttaagcaaaagcgtatggtggtacgtgtccgatgactaacgatgtacgagagaatttcttccggtaagtgtgaaacgtgctctccaataatgagaccatacaaatcgtgatatatatcaaagtctgcatgatactaatggttgcaatgtagtggtgaaacagatagattataaataacaaaatttatgtatggccagaatcacaaattgattatgaaacattttctcataacggtataacacatattttgtatataagttatcgtagtatactggtattatatattcctgtTCCAACGCACGTGCATTCAACTATCATGTATAGAAGTCTGCACGGTActgttggttgcaatgtagtgatgaaatagttagattgaaataacaaaatttatgtatggctaagatcacaaattaattacgaaacattttcacataacagtataacacacatttgttcataagttatcatgatattaaatgtttccgttgcaacgcacgggcacccacctatatgtgtttatgtctacatcatgaaacacatctactacatctctctccaagctcacttactaccattgcacaatgcgtagtagtagataagtatcaccgatattcttgaattatatttttggatggaggtaatattatttaaagaagagctttgcatgctatttcttttgtttgaataatgcattatacttaaattccattttttgcatgtgtgaaattttttcttcgtaatattttttttccatggatcatacttgtgagtcattttcataaaccaacgccaagcatgaatccatgtttcctacttcaaaccccgaacaaactccatgagcaagaggcactcgcgttgtcgtcgctcatcgatgacgagaagaagcttgacgactgtcagttcgacctctaaaagcagtcttacgtggtcgcatgcgccgctgtgtacgacaagctcccgcgaagccgccgcttggacgcggtccagagcagctgcaccgcgctatccatcgttaagcaggggggccttatggttgtcgccaacgtcgacgactctcgggttgttctggacaccacatccgacgacgacgccatcaagccgtccagctcatcgtccacctgaagcccaacctgccacgtaagtcgctactgaccggacatgaattcttgtgcgctgggacgatggacgttgctgacgttgtgtgagtgtcctcgaacatgatgtatgtagtggaataGCGCATCCGGTGATGCAACgaccaggggtactacctcgctgatgagcccggggtgcacttcgtttgatagcccaaccaagagtcatcagtactcgtcatgtcgcgtgcgttcgacgactactatatcgaggattgtggcgtcatcttggcaccagaggtgacacagaggaggatcgacaacagtgaccagttcgtcatcctcgccaccgtcagggtagcttttgtgccggcctgcctttaattctcttcgcaaacacatacacacttacctttttgtttaagcaagagcatatggtggtgcgtgtctgatgactaacgatgtacgagggaatttttccggcatgtgtggaacttgctctccaatgatgagaccatacaaatcgtggtatatatcgaagtctgcatgatactgatggttgcaatgtagtggtgaaataactagattaaaataacaaaatttatgtatggctaggatcacaaattgattatgaaacattttctcataacaatataacacatattttgtatataagttatcgtagtatactggtattatatattctcgttgcaacgcacgggcatctagCTAGTGTAAGGATTAAGGTCTAGTGGATCCCTTCAAAAGGCCAACAAACATGGTGTCCAAGTTTTTGTCATGGAGAATAATTGTGCCTTATGTAAGGTCAAGTCATCGTAAAATTAGTCAAGAACTTAATAGTTGTTTTGATGAGGTCAATATAAGAATTGATTTCTTACAtttgaaaaaataaaaaaaataaaaggaGTGCTACGGATTAAATGTGCGTGCCCGTAACCAACTACAAGCTCTCAAGGCTTTCCTTCATGTTTCACATTTTGGCCCATTTAGGCGCCATGCCCAGCCCAATCCAAGAAACAACGGAACGAGGTTGGATGATGACGTGGTTTTCTCCTTTTTCCCCACCAAAAGAAATTTGAAATCCAGTCAGTCCAGGTTTCCCCAGCCCCTCCGCTTCTCCAATGTCTACCGCCGTCCACGCTGCAGCCATGGCGGAGGACGCCGCCGCCGATCTGCGCCGGAGGATGAAGGACAAGCGAGCCGCCATCGAGCGCCGGATCACCGACTCCCGggaccgcgccgccgccgcctcctccgcCTTCAGCGCCGCCCTCCTCGAGGCGCGCTCCATCGCCAACCAGACCGTCTCCAACCGAGGCATATCAAACTCTTGGCCCCCTACTTCTACTACTCGCCTCTTTTTTCCCCCTTCGGCTTTGGCTTCGCCCTCCTCTCCAATCTTTGGTTTAGTTAGCATAATGGATCAGCCAGGTCCGGTAGGGTTAGTGTTTCCGTGGGAAGCCAGCATCCAATCCACCACCGAGGCTCCTAAAACTAGTCAACCAGGCAGCTCGATTCTGCCTGGCACAGCCCCGCCTACTATGTTGGCCTTGTGCTGAGATCTCACTCAGTGGCAGATCCAAGTAGGCAAGTAATCAAGCACCTGCCTAGTACTAGTACTCATTTCTTGATAAAGGTGTTCTCTCGAGGTGGCCGTCGCTCAATTCATCTACCACTCATCAATTTGGCAAACAGCTTTGGCCGTTGCCTTTTAGTACAACATTTGCCATTAGCATCTTATCTATATGCTTGTTTAAGCTCATTATTATTTGCAAAATTACTTtactcatctctctctctctctctctctctctctgtgtgtgtgtgtgtgtgttttggaTTGGCAGCAAAACTCAGCGAACAAAAACAACACCTCAGGAAATTAGAATCAGATCTAGCACAGGCCCTCTCCGGTGAGCACAACTGCACAAGCATTTCCTCATTTCCATGTGCTTTTCAATCTTCTCCATTTATTATATAATTATAGTGAAATATATTATCATTCTTCTAACGGTATGCTGCATTGGATAACTATTTCTACCATTGTCTATCTCCATTTCATTTTGTTTGTCTTATACATGCTAACGGTATTCTGCTTGTGCCAATTTTCTGTTATTTCTAGGAACAATTAGatatataccattaaaagatccaaactttagatatataccatggaccccacatgtcattgactcatgtggacccacatgtaagtgagatagtaatggtatggatccaaagtggtgatcttttaatggtatggatccaaatttcccttatTTCTATTGCTTGGTTGTTGGTTCCATACTACCATCCTGGTTTCTTTGTCAACCTCAGCTCATGGAAGGTTTCTCCCCTGCAGTCCAAGCAAGCAGAAGGTCAAAACACAAGTTCATGACTGAGTCGATTTCAAACACCACTGCAACAAATGAACATCTTAGACACTTGGCTATGGACCGTAGGTCTACAAGAGATGAATGCATGAATGCCATATCAAATCAACTAAAAGGTAGATGTAATTACTGATTATACCGTACCGTTTGTGGTATTCAGTTTTCATGATATATTTCTTTTTTCCAATCCACGTGTTTGGATACTTGCATATTCTTCAACACTGTATGTCGCAGTGTGATTGTTAGACAATTAGCAGTGGTTTATGCAGATTCTGAAATTACAAAAGCGCAGTTTGAAGGGTTTTGTTGACTTCTTAGATCCGAATGAAATCATTACTGATGCTTCTAAAAAAATCTAGGTTTAGTTTGATGTATATACATACACTATATCTCTGTTACTGTGAACTTAATTCTTTTTTCCTAAAATTTTTCCTGGAATGCGCATAATCTCGAACTTATGTGCCTTAGTAAATCTTAATTTGATGGCAGATATTGAATCCCTTGAAGCTGAAAGTGACGCACATGGAGATAAGAGCCTAGAGACGGCTCTTATGTGGTATGATAAGTTTCTTGGTTTTCAAGTTGTTGGAGGAGAAGGTAATGGAAATCTTAGTGACATGGTTAATTAGTATGTTAGGTTGATGCGATAGCATGTGACacagtttttttttgtttttgttttttgcAAGGGGTGAAATTTGTGTTCAACAAAATTGATGTGCAAAATCCTGACAAGAAGTATTCTTTTTGCATAAAACTTGCTGGAGAAAGATACATCTGTGAGTTACAAGTTTCTTAGCTGAGCCATCTGATACTTGTAGTAGACGTCACATGATTACATTTGTGCATCGACGTTGAAGTTCCTTTTCTTGTCGATAACAGTAGTCTGGTGTGTTCCATCTGTGGACGATGCTGAAGAATTGGTGAAGGATCTTAACTGCAGCAATGATCTGTACAAATTTGTGAGGGCCATGAGAGAGATGTTCCAGGCTGCTACAATCAGTGGTATTTTATGCTACATATTCTCGTTACGTGTTTTGTCTTCAATCATGACATAGGTTCCAAGCTCAGGACTATTGGGCATGGTTTGCGGTAGTTTTTTTTAAGTCTTTTGAACTTAGTTAGTTATTTGGTGGTTTGTAAATGTAGCAACCAACTCGTCGTTATTATTTATTTGGAGTTATGGTTTGcgttttttttgtgtgtgtgtgtgtgtgcaggAAATCTGTTGCCAAGCTCCTTTTGCCCCGACGTTTCATCCATAACATCTTCATCGTTCTCAGCGTTATCACTGGATTCCAGAAGTGAAAAATAGCATTAATCAGAGTCATACCATGACATTGACTTAGCAATGGGCTGCGGATATCTGTACAGTACAAGTTGAAGCACTTCTGAAGCCCTCTTCTGTTACACACGCTAGCAGTGTTGTATAATGCTTGTCTGCTGCTTGCATTTTGACTCCAAACTCGCAGTTTTGCTGTTTGTAACTTTGTACTATTACCTATCATTCTTAATAATCATGGTAATGTTTGAGCCTTTTAGGTGCTCGATCCCACTGATTTTGATCAACGCATTATTTTGTTTTTGTTTCTTTATTAGCCACCCATCAAAATTCTCACTGCGCTTTGCTTACCAAGAACATTAATTTTCATGGTTTGACGTCTTGTGAACAGAAATTAGCATCTGCATTAATTTTCATGGTTTCACGCCTAGTCGTATGTGTACTCTGTCCCCCATGTAATAGGCCCGTACAATTAGCCCACGCTCTCATGTCGACCCCGTACTAAATTAGTAAAAGAAAATATAAATTACGCACAAAGCATATAGCATTGTATTCTCTACGAGCATTATACTAGTTTTTCCCATGAGTCCCATGGATTTCTAGCAGCTCCAACCGATTTTGCTTCATTTCTCCTTGTCAACAACTTAGTTCAGCCGGTGTTTTTCCTCTGCCTGCACATGATACTAAGGCAATTCTTAATGCATAGTTTCATGAGAAGTAGTTTTATACATTAATTAGAGTGACATCAGATTTTTAGATGACATAACACCATATTTATTATAAAATGATAGAAGTAGTTTTATCACCATGAAATCATGTCAACACATGAAACCGCTATTTAGAGCAATTTGTTTCATCACCATGAAATCATGTCAACTACATTCATTTTATACATTTCTATTGGCTATTTAGATGCGACATTTAATTAATATTGTAGCCTATGAAATTGTGAAGTTATTGAAAGTGATTATTTATTTCACTCACCTTTGATGATATGACAGTATTGATTATTTATTTCATTGAGAATGGCCTAGGTAAAGTTAATGAGTAACAAACCAATCCAACTGGTGAAGTTAAATGTCGCTTACACTTTTAGTTCTTGTCTTTTACACGTACAAACAACAAAAAGAATCAATGAAAAATTACCGGGCCTCACAATATACAGAAAAGAATCACTCAATAAACCAACATCTCAGTATCAGTACAACATTTCGTCTGCCTCCGATCTGGTCCCTCCAGGCCCTGCCGCCTCCTCACCGGATGTGGCTTCTTGAGAATGACGAGAGCCCAATATCACGCACAGGAGTCTGAATAAGAGAACGCACCACCATGCAATCAGGTGTCAGGAATGCTGCTCCCATCAATTCATTCTCAACCTTACGAATTAAATGCCTACCTGTGTTCTAACTGATGGAAATATGTTCCAGAACCGTAGAGTTTCGTCACCTGCCCCTGTTACTATGGTCTGCAAATCACATCTCATCATATTAGCTGCTCTCCTCGATGAGATACATACTAGTTTCTCGGTTCATCATCATTAAATACAATGTACAAACTAACTGCAACCGGATTTTACCTGTCCATCAGGCGACGACGCGAGGTAAAGCACACGCATCGTATGTCCAGTTAGAGTTGCAACCTAATTTCACCCAAAACAATCGAATGGTCAGTGAAATTAGGTTCAAAGTATCTATCATCGCATATAAAGAAATTATATACAGCAAATGGTTTCCATTGCTTGCTTTTAACTTTCACTGTTGTTTTAAGCACTCCTGATTCAATGTATCTATCATCCTATACAAAGAAATTATCATATCTCAGAAGCAAGCCGAGCAGAGATTGTGTTCCACAGATTGGAGTGACTGTATAGATGTATCCCAAAGCATGCAGTGTATGTTAAGCTCACCTTTGACATGGATGGGTATTTCCACACCATGATCTGATTTTGGGAATATCCATGTGTGCTCACAAGCTCATTCACATTTTTGCACCAGGCAAGGTTGCAAACCTGCAACAGGAAGCAAACGATGAGGATAGATTTATAGAAGCACCACACAGCAGAGAGGTCAATAGTGGTCAGAACTACTACTTGCCTGGCTGCCTGTGTCAATTGAGTTCAGAACATTTCCGTTAGCCGTGTTCCAAAACCTGATGCATCTATCAGCTGTTCCACCTCCTGATGCtaggagtccttgctgatgtggtGACCACGCTATTGCTTTAACAGCAGCTGTATGTTCTGTCAACCGCAAAACTGGCTGTTGCGATCGTTGGTTCCAGACTAATAACTGGTTGTCATTTCCGCCTGAGGCAAGCTCGCGGTCGTCATGCGACCATTCGAGTCCACAAACCTAACAATTATGTTTGCACAAAACGTCTCAAGCTTCCAAACCCTCAGACAAAATGCTAATTTTTCTTTATTTTGCACAGCAATTGAAATATTTGCCAGGACGACATTTATGTCATGCAAAACTCACCTCTGATCTATGACCAGAAAACTTGCTGATATAGTCATTGGGGACACGGATGTCATGCTGCAGTATGTTCTTGTCCCTGCTACCCGACGACAAGATGCATGAGCTCCATGCTAATACCCCAGTCCTTGTTTGGTGACCTCCCATATTTCTAATCCGCTTACAGCGAGAACTATCCCAAATCTGTTTCAAGTATTAGGGTTACCTGTATGTCAGTACATCTTATTCATGGATTTCAGAAAGAATTTGAAATTGCCATGAAACCTGGCATCGTAGTTGCATGAATACAAATGAAGCAATTCCTTATGCGATGCCATATTAAGCTACCATATAGTTGAATAAAGCTCAGTTCCAAGTGTGACCTGTGATTAATTTTTTGGTTGAATTGCATTTGTGAAACAAGTGAAAATGTGAGAAATACATCAGTTCAGATTTTCAGATAACAAAACTGCATTAGTGAATAGATCATTTCCCATTTGGCACTAGTTAGGTTTGAGAACTGACTCATATTGCAGTAGCAACATGAAAATGGAGGGAGCGAAGCAAGGCATACCTGGACATCTCCAAGGCCGGTGCCAATGGAAAGATAAGAGCCTTCCCGTGACCAATGCACGGCGCATACGCTGTCCCTAGGCCCCAAATCGCAGAGCTTGGTGACCTGGATTTTGGTTGGTGGGTTAGGAGGCGTCATCGAATCCATCATTGTCACTGTCCTACCAGAGGTAGACGCAGGTATGCAGCAGTAATCTTGTTCGTATAGCTGAGACAGTACCTTGCTATTGGACGCGGACCAGAGGTAGACGCAGGTGCCGAGGCCGACGGCGAGCACGTTCTGCGAGGACCAGTCGACGAGGTTGAGATAGAAGTCGTCCTGCAGGGAGGGCGCGTCCAGGACCTGGCGTGCATAATACGGACGCGGCAGGGTTGATCAACAGAACTGCCCACGAAGTGTTTGTGGGATTGTCAAGTAGgaaggaaggaagggaagaaatgAAGGCGCGTTGCCTACCTTATGCGGCGTTTTGGGGACCTTCCTGGGTGGCTTCTGCGGCGACGGCGCGTCTCCGGATCCCGCGGTGCAGTCATGGTGCGCGGCGGCAGCTTTAGCGAAGGGTGAGGTGGGAGCGGAGTGGTCTTTCTTGAAGCGGAAGAGGTTggtgttgggcgaggcggaggctgcgGAGGTGGCGGTGGTGGGTTTGGGTGAATCGGGGCCAAAGAGCTCGGCGCGGAGGAGGCGGGAGTAGGGCGTGTCGTCCTTGGCTGGGGAGAGAGGGGAGTCGATTAGCGCGAAGTTCTGGAGGCGGGAGGAGGAGCGGCAGGGGATGAAACGGTCGCTGTAGGTGGTCTTGGATGGGGAGGGCGTCTTGGGAGGCTCGGCGAGTCGGCGGGAGGGGGACGGCATAGAGGGTCCCGCCCCCAGCCCCACGGGATCGAGGCGGAGCGCGGATGCCATGGACGGTGGCACGTTGAGGCGCGGCTTGGCGTCCGAGGCCGGCGCCGCCACCGCCATGGTGGATGAGATGGATTACTGGAGATGGTTACCTCAAGAATCCTTCCTCCGCGTCGCCTCCTTGGATCTCCCGATCCCGATCTCGATTTCGATCTCTCCTCGACGAACAAGGAAGGGCCTCGATCGAGGGAAGGCAGGGCAAGTGGGAAAGGAGGAGGACTCCACTGCAGGAGGGGAGCGGAAGAGAGGCAGCGGCAGCAACGGTCACTAGTCGCTTTGTCGGtcggtggactagccgttggatggAGTATGGGCCAATTCCACTGCGCGCCTGGGCCCATTTTTTTGCTGACTTCTCTTGCttttgcatatatatatatatatatatatatatatatatatatatatatatatatatatatatatatatatatataaaacacGGGAAAATCCATTTTATCCCTCTAAAAATTTAATGTTAGTTTTTTTATTCCTCAACTATAAAATCCAAAACAGCTTCTTCATCGTCTCTTAAATTTAAACTGGACATGTCACCCTATGGCAGTTTTTCTCAAAAGTTTCTATTTTTCTTTATATTTATTTTATCTAAATCTTTAAAACCTATAGTAAATCTAATAGAAatcataaaataaaaaatatataattacACTAGAAGACTCTATATGGAAGAATACAATTGAGTTTTCTAATGAGAGGCAACACATCAGACAGGGATACAAAATTACAATACTTAGCGTCTTAAACTAGGACAGATTGTTGTCTCTGTGTTTACCATCGAGTTTGGCTTACGCCGAAACGCTTTAAACCCTCCTTCGGGTAACCCATAGTAGGATTAATGGTCATCAAACACTGAGAGGTGGCATTGCTAGATAGGGGCTTTCAACAAAAAGACGCGAAGGTCGATAGATTGTGTCAAGTTCATTGTAAATTTTAATAGATTTTAATCTCTATTCCAAATCAGACGCTGAAATGATTCAACTTGCATGAGTCCTACTCATACATGACCAAGTTTTTGAGTCACCTCCCAAGGCATTGATAGATGCGGTCCAAGTCTAGTTGGACTCCCTTTTGGACTCAAGAATACCACTTCAATCTACCACAAAGTGGTCACAAGACAAATTATTCACTCACTCTTGCACAAGAGGAGGGATACGAGCAACAAATCCCACTGATAGGCATCCAATGAGGCCTAgttcttaccaccaagatagataGAAATATTATACACTATCCAAGACTTCGACTATTTAGTAACACTTCTACTTCTCGTGTAGTCTCTTTTAAGGATTAGCTATCATACCAAGCTAGAGTCACCACCTTATCCATCTTGATTATCGAGCCCTGCACTACCAATAGCATAGCAAGCTATGATCTTACAAATGTTGTTGGTTCATGCTACCCGATATACAACATGATATTGTCCCTACCACCCTGGGAGTAAACAATGGCTACACTATTGATTTGTCATACCACACCTTAGAGCATATAATGTCTATGTCGTTTGCTCCTGCTATCCGACACACAACAGTATGTTGTCCCTGCCACCCCCGTGGAGCATACAATGGCTATGTCGTTGGTTTCGGCTACCCGACATATATAGGATGTTGTCTCTGTCATCCTGGGAGCATACAATGACTACATCGTTGGTTTCTGCTACCCAACACACAATAGAATGTCTTCATGTAACCTCTAGATCGAAGCATACAATGTCTATGTTGTTGGTTCTTGCTACCTTGCACACAAAAGGATGTTGTCCATGACAATCCTAGGAGCATACAATGGCTCCACTATTGATTCCTGCTACTTGATATACAATAGGATTTTGTCCCTGCCACTAAGGACATATAACAACATTGCTCTTTTACTTCTTGTCCATGGATCTATGAGACAAAAAACACAATGTTGCTACTTCCTATTTCATAGATGAGTACAAGTTGTGATTAAAGGCATATAACAACATTGCTCTGTTACTTCTTATCCATCTACAACATACATAGCACAATGTTTCTAGTTCTTGTCTCTGTGATGAGTAAAAGTTGTGACTACCGACATATATCACAACATTGTTATTTCCTGTTGAAAGGATcaagatgcccaagagggggggttgaATTGGGCTTCTCTAATTTTTTATTTCACAAATTAAAACCTATACTCAAGCCTAACATCACCTCTTATGGCTAATTGGTTTCAAAAAATTTTGCACCCTAAGTTCTAATCCTATACTAGCATGAAAATTCTAGTAATGTAAATTCTtaaaaatgctcaaagtaaagagAGAATTAGGAACACATTGATGGTTTGTTGAGGTATCAAAGAATCAACATTCCCCACTAGTTCTAATTGGAGCACCTGCACAAGGGTGTCACTTTTTCTTGGCCCATGCAAGTACCAAGTGCTCTCTATGAGTTGGCTCTTTGCCTCTCCGACACGATGAACTGCTTACAACCGTGTAGTTGCTTGAGTTGGATCACACGCAAACTCTTCGGGTGATCACTACACTCTTGGTTGCCACAAAACCTTTAGGTGATGACAATCACCAAGAGTAGCAA
This genomic window contains:
- the LOC100216610 gene encoding uncharacterized protein isoform X1, whose amino-acid sequence is MSTAVHAAAMAEDAAADLRRRMKDKRAAIERRITDSRDRAAAASSAFSAALLEARSIANQTVSNRAKLSEQKQHLRKLESDLAQALSVQASRRSKHKFMTESISNTTATNEHLRHLAMDRRSTRDECMNAISNQLKDIESLEAESDAHGDKSLETALMWYDKFLGFQVVGGEGVKFVFNKIDVQNPDKKYSFCIKLAGERYILVWCVPSVDDAEELVKDLNCSNDLYKFVRAMREMFQAATISGNLLPSSFCPDVSSITSSSFSALSLDSRSEK
- the LOC100216610 gene encoding uncharacterized protein LOC100216610 gives rise to the protein MSTAVHAAAMAEDAAADLRRRMKDKRAAIERRITDSRDRAAAASSAFSAALLEARSIANQTVSNRAKLSEQKQHLRKLESDLAQALSVQASRRSKHKFMTESISNTTATNEHLRHLAMDRRSTRDECMNAISNQLKDIESLEAESDAHGDKSLETALMWYDKFLGFQVVGGEGVKFVFNKIDVQNPDKKYSFCIKLAGERYILVWCVPSVDDAEELVKDLNCSNDLYKFVRAMREMFQAATISGILCYIFSLRVLSSIMT
- the LOC100193750 gene encoding Protein FIZZY-RELATED 3-like (The RefSeq protein has 1 substitution compared to this genomic sequence) translates to MAVAAPASDAKPRLNVPPSMASALRLDPVGLGAGPSMPSPSRRLAEPPKTPSPSKTTYSDRFIPCRSSSRLQNFALIDSPLSPAKDDTPYSRLLRAELFGPDSPKPTTATSAASASPNTNLFRFKKDHSAPTSPFAKAAAAHHDCTAGSGDAPSPQKPPRKVPKTPHKVLDAPSLQDDFYLNLVDWSSQNVLAVGLGTCVYLWSASNSKVTKLCDLGPRDSVCAVHWSREGSYLSIGTGLGDVQIWDSSRCKRIRNMGGHQTRTGVLAWSSCILSSGSRDKNILQHDIRVPNDYISKFSGHRSEVCGLEWSHDDRELASGGNDNQLLVWNQRSQQPVLRLTEHTAAVKAIAWSPHQQGLLASGGGTADRCIRFWNTANGNVLNSIDTGSQVCNLAWCKNVNELVSTHGYSQNQIMVWKYPSMSKVATLTGHTMRVLYLASSPDGQTIVTGAGDETLRFWNIFPSVRTQTPVRDIGLSSFSRSHIRCGGGRAWRDQIGGRRNVVLILRCWFIE
- the LOC100193750 gene encoding protein FIZZY-RELATED 3-like isoform X1, coding for MAVAAPASDAKPRLNVPPSMASALRLDPVGLGAGPSMPSPSRRLAEPPKTPSPSKTTYSDRFIPCRSSSRLQNFALIDSPLSPAKDDTPYSRLLRAELFGPDSPKPTTATSAASASPNTNLFRFKKDHSAPTSPFAKAAAAHHDCTAGSGDAPSPQKPPRKVPKTPHKVLDAPSLQDDFYLNLVDWSSQNVLAVGLGTCVYLWSASNSKVTKLCDLGPRDSVCAVHWSREGSYLSIGTGLGDVQIWDSSRCKRIRNMGGHQTRTGVLAWSSCILSSGSRDKNILQHDIRVPNDYISKFSGHRSEVCGLEWSHDDRELASGGNDNQLLVWNQRSQQPVLRLTEHTAAVKAIAWSPHQQGLLASGGGTADRCIRFWNTANGNVLNSIDTGSQVCNLAWCKNVNELVSTHGYSQNQIMVWKYPSMSKVATLTGHTMRVLYLASSPDGQTIVTGAGDETLRFWNIFPSVRTQTPVRDIGLSSFSRSHIR